The DNA sequence GGATTGTTTTTTAATATCACAAGCAGGTAACAACGATGTTATGTCACAATAAGTTGACACAGACATGTCACAATACAGACACAGAGATTTAAATACATACACATGCTTTCAAATGTGACACATCCAACCACTGACTTCTTGTATCAAGAGTGTAAATGATGTTACAAAGACAAATAAAGTCTGCCTCCCTTTCTTTGTTACTTTACTTCCATTATCTTAGGTTTTGTCCATTACTTCAACAATGTAAAGCATGTGTGGTAATTCTATTTAATTATGTAACAGTGTAGTTCTTGTGTTACATCTGAAAGCATGATAGCTAATGAAACAACTGTTAGGGTATAAGTGGTAGAGTGTCAGATTTTGGTAAATGCACCAGAAGTGTTACAAAACATCAGCAGGGTGTCCTGAGATAGATAGTCAGTCAGTTCCGATATAAATGACCACACCCTTCATTTCTACCAATCTGTTGATGCTAAATGCATAAGAGGAATAAAACAATGAATCTTCATGCTTCAGTTGTCCTTATCCATAACTTCATTTTCCAAAAGTGTTGTCCTAGGAAAATATGGGGTCAGGACTGTGTTGAGAAAGATTCTCTGAAAGATACACCAGAGTGAGCAGGTTCTCACCACAGTATGTAATCAAATAAACATGACATTGTCTTGGCTTCACCCTTCTGAGAAACAGCTTGAACATAAATACATTCTGAATATTAGGATTATTTAATCGAAATGTGGCCAAAActtaattttctgacattatgCCTTCGTAAACAATAGTCAGTTTCATTGtacaaaatctttaaaacatgCACCCTCATTCAAAATATCGCTATTATTGTGGATCAGCTTGCAGCATCTTCAGCTTAATGACTTATTGACAGGTTTGTGCTCATCTGTGTGAAGAATTGTTTAACTTTTGTCTGGAAGGTTTTCCCTACAATGACATAGAGAATGGGGTTGAGAACACTGTTAAATAAGACTAAACAGGCGAAGATGACATAGCAGAGATCCAGATTTTTGATGAAGTGGCACCCATTCAGAATCTTAAGTAAACTGAGCAGGTCTAGTATCCTAACTACATGCGCTGGCACCCAGcagatcaggaacaccaggaggACCACCAGGACCAGAGTGGTAGCCTTCTGCTCCTTTTTCTGAGTGTTTAACCTGTTCTGTATCCTGTTTCGCAGAGCGTGAATAACATTGACGGTGCAGAAGGAAATCATGGAAATAGGGATGATACAGCAAAATTCATCGATCCCCTGAAACACCAGATACATAGTAGGAATTGGATCTTCAAGAGCACATGTGGTAAAATTTCCCTCAGGGTCATGTGTAACTTCAAGGTAAATAAGTGGGGGGACATTCAAGAGAAAGCATACACCCCAAACCACGACACATGCCACTTTGGCATACAATGGCCTCCGCATTCTTCCATTGGTCAGTGGGTGAACTAGTGCCAAATATCGGTCAATGCTCACCAGAGCAAGGATGTAGATGCTGCAGTCTGCATTCATGTTGAGGAAAAAGGGGAACATTTTACACAGTGCTTCACTTAACTGCCAGTCATCTTTTGTTCCTGCAATCACAGCAAGGACGGGAAAAGGAGACACCAGAAAGAGGTCAGCTGCAGCCAGGTTGCTCAAGTAGACCTCAGCCACAGTACAGGCCTTCTTGTGGAGCCAGAAAActatcaacacaaacacattcaagaTAATTCCCAGCACACTGATGGTCAGGACATACACTAGAATCACAGTGCGGGCCCAACTGCTTGGTTCAGAAGTACACCAAGTgtcatctgtgttgttttgatgtTCATCCACTGTGTCATGGCTGAAGTTTGCAAGGATGCTGTGGAGAAATAGAGGAAGCTTTACAAGGAACTCATGTTGGAAGCTTTTTAAATATGACACTAAAAACAATTACATGACATTAATTGTTTTAACCAAACTTTaagtttgaaaacaaaaacaatagttCAATAAAATTAGTTTTGTATGTTTGGTGTAGTCTGTTGActaatgtttttgtgtgtcatgcaaaaaaataaatattaacccTGATTTGTGGAAGTACTTTAAAAATTGAGATATCTGCTTTTGCAGATAAACTCCactcatttattcattgtttgtgcaaacagtgaaaaatgtgcaaaaatacagaTGGATGTTTCCACAAACGCTTTATGTTGTAATAAAAGGAGAACAAGCCAGAATGATACATGAGTAATATAACTAGGTGTGGTTTATTTGACCTTAGActgataaaagagaaaatgcaCATATCAAATAAAGCTTATGCATACCTTGTTGGTAAAAGAGTCATCGCTTCTGGTGAAgacagaaaaggtgaaaattCCCAGCAACGCTCTTCCAGTTCCTTGTGCTGCTgtgctctgtctgtctctgacctgctcactcaaaagagaaaataaactgataaCAAAGTGATGCCAGCCAATATCTTTGACTCATTCACTCTATTGCCACCTCCTCCCCTCTTCATTCTGTCCCTCCTGTTTCTTCCTTTTTCGAGTAGCATTGTGCATCTCGGGTTGCAGTATTCACAAAATGTGCCAAcatgattcatatttttttatggtATCAAATATTCGTTAAGTTTTCTAATGCAATGTTTATTGAAACTTggtaatatattttaaaaagccacTGGCCAGCCTTAAACTGTGGTGATTACAGTGTTAATTGCCTTCAGTCTGGGACAATCTTATACTAAGTGGAGGCAAGACAGCTGCAAATTCatccacacattttttttctctgtgaaagTCAATGGAACTGCATCTTAATCCAGAGGGAATCACTGTCATGTTACACAAGGCTAGTGAGTTGGACCTCTGGGATGCCTGGCACAGTCCAGTAGATGTGATGTGATGCTATTACAGGGAAACAAACTACTTCACACAAATTAaataacttacatttttaaagcctCTCCACATATGTTGTCTTAAATGAAAACAGAGTTGAGTGGCTCTTTTagctgaaaataaaagaagcacAAAGTTGGAGACCTTTCCTTGGAGACCTTGAGGTGTTGTTTTCCAAGAATCTTCCAGGGAGCCAAAGGCATAGCAAGCTGAGGAATTGGGATTGTCATACCAATGGATTAGCAAGactgaaacagattaaaaacaaaaaaaaagcatcattgtAATTAATAGTAGATGATCACAGTTACAGGACTGTGCTTATCTGGATTGGTTCAATGAGCCTTGCATTCCAGTTTTATCCCATTCTTTATCTCAAAACTGCTCAGACTCTGTCGGGTTACACCAGAATTATAACTGAACAGTCCTTTTCAGGTCCTGACATAAATTCTAATTTGAATTGAAGTCTGGACTTGGCTTCAGCCACTCCAGGACATTCGCCTTGATGTCTTATAACATTTTTGTGAAGCTTTGGTTGtttgctttgggtcattgtcttgctagAAAACAAATCTTAACTGAACACGAAGGGAGATTTAATGACTTGGATCACTTGGATTACTTATTTaccatatttaattaattgacattaattTGTAGAAAGCTGTTTTTACTCAGGGGTGGTTAGCacctttgccttgcagctagaagatccctggttcgcatccccgccttcccaggatctttctgcatggagtttgcatgttctccctgtgcatgtgtgggttttctccgggtactccggcttcctcatacaatccaaaaatatgctgagggtAATTGGTTAATTGTCcctaagtgtgaatgtgagagtgattgtctctctatgtggccctgcgatagactggtgacctgtccagggtgtcctctgccttcgccctaagtcagctgataggctccagcccccgcgactctaatgaggattaagccatgtatagataatggatggatagttggATGTTTCTACTCACATAAAAGAGTCTTTTGTTGTAAATTCTTGttttaaaagtcaaattaaCTTGACAATTATGTAGGGAGAAAACTCCCAATTGGgaacaagacacaaacaggCCAGAGAAGCAGATATAGATGTATATTGTGCATCTACAGTGCAACACATAAGTGTCATTAGGGAGACTGTAAACATAACATTTGCTTCCATTTCTCCTGCGGCTTGCATCAATTATCTGCATTTGTGTCCATTATTTCCTCCGAGCACAGTGTTGTATATTCTCTGAAAGTGCTGTTTAACCATGTAACAACAGCATCATTGTGTCAAACCTCATGAAATACCAGTTCATAACATTTCAGTCCTTACATCCTTTCCAAAACTAAATAATTTGTCAATTTGTCAAGGTGTCACTCACCTATTACATACTGGCCACAAAGAGAACCTTAAAGTAGTTTCAAATGAAGTCCTAtctcaatgcaaaaaaaaacgtataataaaaaataaattcagaaatGTAGCAAGGCTCAGCAAGTCAACACTACTAGtggaagcatttttttctgtgcactTTTTTTCCTTGCACATGCATGTGAGTATTGATGCTTCTGCAGCGTTTGTTCAATGTACACAGGCAAAGAAACTGTACGGATTTGATCAGAAATGGACGAGTTGGTGAGGTACACTACCATGTTGTTCTCCTCCTTCACCAGCATCTAGACTACATACAGAAACAGGCAGCTGACTGTaaaataaggtaaaaaaaaaaaaaggtgtggaTGATTTTACATGAAGTTAGAGGTTGCAATAATACAAAGGTGGCTCTAGTTCAATGTGATAACTTATACTGTGCATAtgagctgctgaggagaagagTTTCTTTTCATGGTTTTGAACTGACTGGTAACATTTTTTCAGTGTCTTTGGAAATGGCGCCACCATTTGTGTAAAATCTCTGTTGAGACTGAAAATTCAAGCAAGTATGTTGCTGTATTTGCAAGGTTTTTCTTGTGTTCCAGGACCATTTACCCATGCTGGCTCTTGaagcattttgttaaaaaaatcacaggtTGTAAACATTAATAAgacatttatttgcatttacatttgtttatttgaccTGTTCAagcaaaatgttacaaatatacacatttaaTTTTACTCTGTTCTCTTCCTGTAAGAGATGAATCAGCAAGCAAAGCTCCATAATTATGCTTGGAGGCCACCTGAAGCAGTAAAATGAATGTGCATATTGTCACAGGCCTTTTATTTAGGAAACACAGACAGTGTCTCTGTCATTGATCAGCTCTCAGTGACTGATTCAACagtcacatgctcatacagtgCAGTGAAATTTGAAGCCTCTTAAACACAAGCAGGCAGAAGAGAGGCTTTAATGTTTGGTGGCCAATGCCGGCATCGATCCCGCTACTTCTTGCACTGTAAGTGAGTGCTCTCCCATCTGACTTAATTCTTGTTTGACTGAAGAAAACTCTGCAAAGTGGATGGAGAACATGAGAAAACACTGATTAGGGGTCATGAAAACTTGCTGTGACAGTTACATCTGTGTGGAAGGAAATAAGGGTGTGCTGGCAGTTCATTAAAAGCATAGCATCTCCTTAAAAATAGACTTGTCACTTCTGATGGACACTAGATATGCACACACCGTTTATGCATATGttctcaaatatttttaaattatatttatcaCATACCTCAATACCCTCGGAGGCCATTTGTTTGAGGAAATTGAATTCTGTGCTTTTTAAGACTTTTCAGAACTTGCATATATGTTCCAGGAAATGAGatcagatgaaaaacaaaccaTGGAAGAAAAGTGTGTTTGAAAGGGGATAGTGCTTCATAGGCACAGTGTGTGGTAATGTGAAGCCATTTATAAGCATTAGTTGCTTTTTGGCTGACCAACATGTGAATGGATTGTGATATAATTTGAATATATGAGACCTCCCTTCACTTTATCTGTTGTTTGTGACAACCTGTGAGCTGATCTCTCTGACTTTGAGTGGATTTTCTGTGAACATGAAAACAATGTGATATTGTCCTTAATGCTTTGCCTCCCAGTGCAATGCAGACTCAAACTGAAACTTGTAAGCACAAAAACACCCCCAAAAGTTCCCAAATCTAGTCAAGCCAATCCAGCCAAACATGAGTGTAATGACTGTTGAGGGAAAACTATGTTGAACATTTTACAGTCCTGGTTTGTTCGTATGGGAAAGCCAACCAAGATCAGACCATTTCTTTCCCCTGGAAACTTAAAAAAGGTCATCCATACTTATATTTTCTTCAGATTGGACTTTTGCAGTACAATTTATTCTTGTGCCAGCAAGTGAAATATGCAACGACTGCAGttacaaaatgctgcagccaggtTTTTTCCATGCACTAAGAGAAGAGACCACATTACACCAATCCTTGCTTCTCTTCACTGGTTAGCTGTGAGCTTTAGAATTAATCCTTGGCTTTCAAAGCCTTGAATGGTCAGACTCCTGATGACATCTGTGTTTAGGCAATTTCAAATCCCAAACAGAGACTCACCCATGCTCCCCGCTCTTATATATTTGTcgtgaaaatacaaaattaacagtttgtttcagtgtatgtgtctgtcatctctctccctgtctctctctctctcactcactctccTGCTCTCACTGCCTGCACTGTTGATTGCTGTaatgcacatcagctgcagtaatcagttcactccattcacctgttctccacctcacctccacctatttaagctctgtgctttcattcactCTCTGCTGGATCATCGACTCACATTCTGTCACAGACTCTGGTTCCCCCCTTGGATTTAGTTCTCCACACCAAGCCCTGTGAACCCCTCATCTGCTTCAGCCCCTTGGACTCTCCTGCTTCCCCCCATCCTGGTTTTTCTCCACTTGGACTCTATTTTGCTCCAACCTGTTCGTGGATATTTCCCAGCCTTCTGTCTGCCAGTTTTGTTCCCCCACTAACTTCTGGATTCCCTGAGCCTGCCTGCTTTGTCCCCTTAGTTCTGTTTCCCCTGGTTTTGGAAgtacattgttttgttgtctggttTAGTTTATCCCCGTTTGGTTTTTGTAGAGCTGCGGGTTTTTTGTAGGTCTAGTTTGTAGTTAATTCTAGTCTTAAATTTGGTATTCTTTAATTGCTTTTGCAAGCAATAAATAACATGTCATCATATAGACTTATGTTTCCACAAACCCTTTATGggtaatgaaaacaaattagttAAGTAAAAGACAGGGAGACTTGACAGGTTTATAGGACTATAAAATAGCATATATATGACTGGAAGTTTTCACATCATTCAAGTTACAATTTGGTAGATGGTCACAATTACAACATTTAGCCTGTCTGGATTGCAGTTCTACCCATTCTTTATCATAAAACTGCTCAGATTCTGTCAGGTTACACAGGAATTATGACTGAACACTCCCTTTCAACTTCAAGTCCAGACACTAATTCACtcactttgaacattttttgtgtagCTTGTTAAACTCATGTTAAAACATACATGTTgctgaaaaacactttttaaaaaaaaaaaaaaaatcaaaaaacatctTCGGGCGAGGtacaaaaaagtcagatttgtGACTTAATAATATGAGTTTGCAAATGATTTAACATTATTCATTCACAGGATTAATATGTTGAATTGAGCTGATTGTGCAAACAAATACAATGTACATCCAGGCTTGATTTTGGAAAGAGACACTGCCATAATTA is a window from the Amphiprion ocellaris isolate individual 3 ecotype Okinawa chromosome 20, ASM2253959v1, whole genome shotgun sequence genome containing:
- the LOC129347744 gene encoding B2 bradykinin receptor-like: MTLLPTSILANFSHDTVDEHQNNTDDTWCTSEPSSWARTVILVYVLTISVLGIILNVFVLIVFWLHKKACTVAEVYLSNLAAADLFLVSPFPVLAVIAGTKDDWQLSEALCKMFPFFLNMNADCSIYILALVSIDRYLALVHPLTNGRMRRPLYAKVACVVVWGVCFLLNVPPLIYLEVTHDPEGNFTTCALEDPIPTMYLVFQGIDEFCCIIPISMISFCTVNVIHALRNRIQNRLNTQKKEQKATTLVLVVLLVFLICWVPAHVVRILDLLSLLKILNGCHFIKNLDLCYVIFACLVLFNSVLNPILYVIVGKTFQTKVKQFFTQMSTNLSISH